A genomic segment from Legionella micdadei encodes:
- a CDS encoding HlyC/CorC family transporter produces the protein MSKEEESGSLLTRLRQFLQVEPQNKEELIGLLRDAHSRSLIDSETLGMIEGVIQFTQMRVRDIMLPKKQMISISQDAELKEVIELVTRTGHSRFPVISTHGEEVIGILHAKDLLRFQAEQNPEFDLQDIIRQATFVPESKRLDLLLSEFRNNRNHMAIVVDEYGTVSGFVTIEDIIEQIVGDIEDEFDIDEEAYIKAHSDNYYIVKAHTPIEEFNEQLHAHFSDENYDTIGGIVMTNFGYLPKRGEVITIDQFEFKVINADARRIKLLACYDKRQQ, from the coding sequence TTGAGTAAAGAGGAAGAAAGCGGTTCATTACTTACGCGTTTGAGACAATTTTTACAAGTTGAGCCCCAGAATAAAGAGGAATTAATAGGGTTATTGCGCGACGCACACAGTCGCTCATTAATAGACTCAGAAACTTTGGGGATGATCGAAGGTGTCATTCAATTCACTCAAATGCGAGTCAGAGATATTATGCTTCCTAAGAAGCAAATGATTTCCATTTCCCAAGATGCCGAACTTAAAGAAGTTATTGAGCTTGTAACTAGAACGGGGCACTCTCGTTTCCCTGTAATTAGTACGCATGGAGAAGAAGTTATTGGCATTTTACATGCAAAAGATTTGCTACGCTTTCAAGCAGAGCAAAATCCTGAATTTGATTTACAAGATATTATTCGCCAAGCTACATTTGTTCCCGAAAGCAAGCGGTTAGATTTATTACTAAGTGAATTTCGCAATAACCGTAATCATATGGCCATCGTTGTCGATGAATACGGTACAGTGAGCGGATTTGTTACTATTGAAGATATCATTGAGCAAATAGTTGGTGACATTGAAGATGAATTCGATATTGACGAAGAAGCTTATATTAAGGCTCATAGTGACAATTATTATATCGTTAAAGCGCATACACCTATTGAAGAGTTTAATGAGCAATTGCATGCTCATTTCAGTGATGAGAACTATGACACGATTGGTGGTATTGTGATGACCAACTTTGGTTACTTACCTAAACGTGGTGAAGTGATTACAATTGACCAATTCGAATTTAAAGTGATTAACGCGGATGCGCGCAGAATTAAGCTTCTGGCTTGCTACGATAAGCGCCAACAATAG
- a CDS encoding tryptophan--tRNA ligase, protein MSALFSANKRVVSGMRASGRLHLGHYHGVLKNWLKLQHQYDCYFFVADWHGLTTRYDEPGFIESILWDMVVDWLACGLNPSLSKIFIQSWVPEHAELHLLLSMITPLGWLERVPSFKDQQEKLHDKDLSTYGFLGYPLLQSADVLLYKADYVPVGEDQVAHIELTREIARRFNFIYGREPNFESLALEAIKKMGKKNGSLYTQLRKAFQQEGCLESLNTAKALLANQSNLSIGDKERLLGYLDGSGKIILPEPHPMLTETSKMPGTDGQKMSKSYNNTIQLREEPEQVERKILTMPTDPARVKRTDPGEPDMCPVWQLHKVYSPDDVKEWVQTGCRTAGIGCIDCKRPIIEAINHELQPIQAAAKEYEADLASVKRIIAEGSEAAREEANKNLNTVREVMGLDY, encoded by the coding sequence ATGTCAGCTTTATTCAGTGCTAATAAACGAGTTGTATCAGGAATGCGCGCCAGCGGCCGTCTCCATTTAGGACATTACCATGGTGTTTTAAAAAATTGGCTTAAACTACAACATCAATACGATTGTTATTTTTTTGTAGCAGATTGGCATGGTTTGACAACCCGCTATGATGAGCCTGGCTTTATTGAGTCTATTTTATGGGATATGGTAGTTGATTGGCTTGCTTGTGGCTTAAATCCCAGTTTGTCGAAAATTTTTATTCAATCATGGGTGCCGGAGCATGCTGAATTGCATCTTTTATTATCCATGATCACACCATTAGGGTGGCTTGAGCGGGTTCCTAGTTTTAAGGATCAACAAGAGAAATTACACGATAAAGATCTATCAACTTATGGTTTTTTAGGCTATCCGTTGCTTCAAAGCGCCGATGTGCTCTTGTATAAGGCAGATTATGTGCCTGTTGGCGAAGATCAGGTCGCACATATCGAGTTAACTCGCGAAATAGCTAGACGTTTTAACTTTATCTATGGTCGAGAACCAAATTTTGAGTCGCTTGCGTTGGAAGCTATCAAAAAGATGGGAAAGAAAAATGGTTCTCTTTATACTCAGTTGCGTAAAGCGTTTCAACAAGAAGGCTGCCTGGAGTCATTAAATACGGCTAAGGCTTTGCTTGCTAATCAAAGCAATTTGTCAATTGGTGATAAAGAGCGCTTATTAGGATATTTGGATGGTTCAGGGAAAATTATATTACCCGAACCACACCCAATGCTTACCGAAACATCAAAAATGCCGGGTACGGACGGGCAAAAGATGTCGAAATCCTACAATAATACAATTCAATTGCGAGAAGAACCTGAACAGGTCGAAAGGAAAATTTTAACTATGCCCACTGATCCTGCACGTGTTAAACGTACAGATCCGGGAGAACCTGACATGTGTCCAGTTTGGCAGTTGCATAAAGTTTATTCGCCAGACGATGTAAAAGAGTGGGTACAGACTGGTTGCCGTACAGCTGGTATTGGTTGTATAGACTGCAAAAGACCGATTATTGAGGCAATTAATCATGAATTACAACCGATTCAAGCCGCTGCAAAGGAATATGAAGCTGATCTTGCTTCGGTAAAGCGTATCATTGCAGAGGGTTCGGAGGCTGCCAGAGAGGAAGCGAATAAAAATCTTAATACAGTTCGTGAAGTAATGGGTTTGGATTACTAA
- the rluB gene encoding 23S rRNA pseudouridine(2605) synthase RluB yields the protein MNSERLQKILSQAGLGSRREMERWIEQGAVQVNGTIAKLGDCAGANDKISVHGRLIVNPLKKQNKIRILIYHKPVGEISSRYDPKHNRTVFDKLPPLKHGRWVQVGRLDINTSGLLIFTNDGELANRLMHPKFGLEREYAVRVHGQVSTDTINAMLKGVELEDGFAQFKRIEFRGGEGTNAWYHVTLAEGRNREVRRLWQSQGVEVSRLIRIRYGQITLPRFLARGNWKELSSKDVEQFLASLNKN from the coding sequence ATGAATAGTGAACGATTACAGAAAATATTAAGCCAAGCAGGACTAGGTTCAAGAAGAGAGATGGAGCGATGGATAGAGCAAGGTGCAGTTCAAGTTAATGGCACAATTGCAAAATTAGGCGATTGCGCTGGAGCTAATGATAAAATCAGTGTACATGGACGTTTGATAGTTAATCCTCTTAAAAAACAGAATAAAATTCGAATTCTAATTTATCATAAACCTGTTGGAGAAATCTCTAGTCGTTACGATCCCAAACACAACAGAACAGTTTTTGACAAATTGCCGCCTTTAAAGCACGGACGATGGGTGCAAGTAGGACGCTTAGATATTAACACTTCAGGATTGTTGATTTTTACCAATGATGGAGAGTTAGCTAATCGCTTAATGCATCCTAAATTTGGTTTGGAAAGAGAATATGCAGTGCGAGTCCATGGGCAAGTAAGCACCGATACGATTAATGCAATGCTGAAGGGTGTAGAGTTAGAAGATGGTTTTGCACAGTTTAAGCGTATTGAATTTAGGGGCGGTGAAGGGACTAACGCTTGGTATCATGTCACGCTTGCAGAGGGGCGAAATCGTGAAGTGCGCCGGTTATGGCAATCTCAAGGCGTTGAGGTGAGTCGTCTTATTCGTATTCGGTATGGACAAATAACTTTGCCACGTTTCTTAGCTAGGGGAAACTGGAAGGAGTTATCGAGTAAGGATGTAGAACAATTTTTAGCATCTTTAAATAAAAATTAG
- the ybeY gene encoding rRNA maturation RNase YbeY, translated as MNYHIDLQHACAHSIPVADELLIQWAELTLAEHKETAELTLRLVDEEEMTHLNHTYRQQNKTTNVLAFPSAIPDDIELDFPLLGDVIICPSVLQRESQELGKPVNEHWAHIVIHGVLHLLGYDHIKDSDAEIMQALEIKLLAHLGFANPYQIEGDNIE; from the coding sequence ATGAATTATCATATTGATTTACAGCATGCCTGTGCGCATTCTATTCCAGTCGCAGATGAATTACTCATTCAATGGGCAGAACTTACCTTAGCCGAACATAAAGAAACAGCAGAATTGACTTTGCGTTTAGTCGATGAAGAAGAAATGACCCACTTAAACCATACTTATAGGCAACAGAATAAAACAACCAATGTGCTTGCTTTTCCCAGTGCTATCCCTGATGACATCGAGCTTGATTTCCCTTTACTGGGCGATGTGATTATATGCCCATCAGTTTTGCAACGCGAGAGTCAGGAACTGGGTAAACCGGTTAATGAACATTGGGCCCATATTGTTATTCATGGGGTTTTACATTTATTAGGCTATGATCATATTAAGGATAGTGATGCTGAAATCATGCAAGCACTTGAGATAAAGCTACTTGCCCATCTAGGTTTTGCTAATCCTTACCAAATTGAGGGTGACAACATTGAGTAA
- the cpxR gene encoding two-component system response regulator CpxR → MSNHILIVDDDTELTDLLVQYLEPEGFEVVCVHDGENAVKKALNQPFDAIILDVMLPKLNGFEVLKAIREHLETPVLMLTARGDDIDRIVGLEIGADDYLPKPCNPRELVARLRAILRRTQKIPAQRPIIEHQGILVDCSKRIATQHGEVLELTNAEFNILEMLIKSPGQAFSKEELTEYALGRKYTAYDRSIDVHISILRNKLGDNEEGEPIIKTVRGFGYMFNA, encoded by the coding sequence ATGAGCAACCACATCTTAATTGTAGATGACGATACCGAACTAACCGATCTTTTGGTCCAATATCTGGAACCTGAAGGTTTTGAGGTTGTTTGTGTGCATGATGGTGAAAATGCCGTCAAAAAGGCACTCAATCAACCCTTTGATGCAATTATTCTTGATGTCATGCTCCCTAAGTTAAATGGTTTTGAAGTCTTAAAAGCAATTCGTGAGCATTTGGAAACGCCTGTGCTTATGTTAACAGCTCGTGGCGACGACATTGACCGTATTGTTGGTCTTGAAATTGGTGCTGATGATTATTTACCTAAACCATGCAATCCACGTGAGTTGGTAGCAAGGCTGCGTGCAATTCTCCGCCGCACACAAAAAATACCAGCTCAGCGCCCTATTATTGAACATCAAGGAATTCTTGTGGATTGTTCTAAACGAATCGCTACCCAACATGGTGAAGTTTTAGAGCTAACCAATGCTGAATTTAATATTCTTGAAATGCTTATCAAGTCACCCGGCCAAGCTTTTTCTAAGGAAGAATTAACAGAATACGCATTAGGCAGAAAATATACTGCCTATGATCGCAGCATTGATGTGCATATTTCTATTTTAAGAAATAAACTAGGTGATAATGAGGAAGGCGAACCTATAATAAAAACTGTTCGAGGCTTTGGGTACATGTTTAATGCGTAG
- a CDS encoding segregation and condensation protein A, translated as MNVDVLTPTIPVLAIVDGKPVTEVPPDLFIPPDALEILLESFSGPLDLLLYLIRRQNIDILDIPIAHITQQYMQYIHMMEERRMELAADYLVMAAMLAEIKSRLLLPVNPSQTEEAEEDPRLELVRKLQVYEQFKNAALELDNLPRCDRDVFRFSLPCENMERTVMHPDVEIDSLVEAMRELIKRQSHLVNHQISREPLSVRERMSLVLDRLNRDKTVIFTQLFNRVEGRMGLAVTLLAILELARQSLLVIIQANPYTAIHVQVVNYE; from the coding sequence ATGAATGTTGATGTATTAACACCAACGATCCCTGTATTAGCAATTGTCGATGGCAAACCAGTAACCGAAGTACCGCCTGATTTATTTATTCCTCCAGATGCATTGGAAATCTTATTGGAGTCATTTTCTGGGCCATTGGACTTATTGTTATACCTTATCCGCCGCCAGAACATCGATATCCTAGATATTCCAATTGCCCATATCACTCAGCAATACATGCAATACATCCACATGATGGAAGAGCGTCGTATGGAGTTGGCTGCCGATTATTTAGTGATGGCGGCTATGCTTGCAGAAATAAAGTCGCGCTTATTATTGCCAGTTAATCCTAGCCAGACAGAGGAAGCGGAAGAAGATCCTCGTTTGGAGTTAGTGAGGAAATTACAAGTTTATGAGCAGTTTAAAAACGCAGCTCTAGAACTTGATAATTTACCACGCTGCGACCGGGACGTATTCCGATTTTCTTTGCCCTGTGAAAATATGGAAAGGACAGTGATGCATCCTGATGTCGAGATAGATAGTTTAGTTGAAGCAATGCGCGAATTAATTAAGCGACAAAGTCATTTGGTAAACCACCAAATTTCTCGGGAACCTTTGTCTGTAAGGGAGCGTATGTCTTTGGTACTCGATCGATTAAATCGTGATAAGACGGTGATTTTTACCCAATTGTTTAATCGAGTGGAAGGAAGAATGGGGCTTGCAGTAACGTTATTAGCAATATTGGAGCTTGCTAGACAATCACTGCTAGTCATTATCCAAGCTAATCCATACACTGCTATTCACGTACAGGTTGTGAATTATGAATGA
- a CDS encoding PHP domain-containing protein, with protein MIDLHCHSNFSDGILSPKALVSKALEANITTLALTDHDTIDGVKVIQQAASGYPIKIINGIEFSTRWKKYDIHILGLNFDVDNEHIQALIKQQNGCRIARAQQIAERMRACGIEDAYDKACAIAGHNRIARPHFAQIFVEEGLVRDLQTAFDRFLARGKPAFVPTPWISIPEAVEGILKAKGSAVIAHPLKYSLTRTKLRELIGEFKEAGGIGMEVVSGDMTLAQVQEIAELCLRYQLYASTGSDYHGETLSRISLGRQRQLPLNCRPIWHQWIM; from the coding sequence ATGATTGATTTACACTGCCATAGCAATTTTTCTGATGGAATACTCTCTCCTAAAGCGTTAGTGTCAAAAGCGCTGGAAGCTAACATTACGACTTTGGCATTAACCGATCACGATACCATAGATGGAGTAAAGGTCATTCAACAAGCCGCATCAGGGTACCCCATTAAAATAATAAACGGGATAGAATTTAGCACGCGCTGGAAAAAATATGATATCCATATTCTAGGTCTAAATTTTGATGTCGATAATGAGCATATTCAAGCGTTAATCAAGCAACAGAATGGATGCCGAATAGCTCGGGCACAGCAGATTGCTGAAAGAATGCGGGCATGTGGAATTGAGGATGCATACGATAAGGCATGTGCGATTGCAGGTCATAATCGAATTGCCCGTCCTCATTTTGCTCAGATTTTTGTCGAAGAGGGATTGGTGAGGGATTTACAGACAGCATTTGACCGATTTTTAGCAAGAGGAAAGCCTGCTTTTGTTCCGACACCTTGGATTTCTATTCCCGAAGCAGTAGAAGGCATCCTAAAAGCAAAAGGAAGTGCTGTTATTGCCCACCCCTTAAAATATTCTCTCACCCGTACAAAACTGCGGGAATTAATTGGTGAGTTTAAAGAAGCAGGCGGTATAGGAATGGAAGTTGTTTCAGGCGATATGACGCTTGCGCAAGTGCAGGAAATAGCTGAACTTTGTTTACGCTATCAGTTGTATGCTTCCACTGGCTCAGATTACCATGGTGAGACTTTGTCGCGTATTTCACTTGGAAGACAGAGGCAATTACCGTTAAACTGTAGGCCAATTTGGCACCAATGGATTATGTAA
- a CDS encoding L-threonylcarbamoyladenylate synthase: MSQFFAIHPDNPQARLLRQAAAIIEEGGLIVYPTDSGYALGCKLGNKAALERIRRLRQLDKNHNMTLVCRDLSQLGTYAKVSNAIFRLLKAFTPGSYTFILNATHEVPRLMLHPKRRTLGLRVPENNITLSLLECLEAPLMSTTLILPGASAPLSEPEAIRDLLGNQIDLIIDGGNCGHQPTTVVDLTGDYPVILREGKGDPEPFR, from the coding sequence ATGAGCCAATTTTTTGCAATTCATCCAGATAACCCGCAAGCACGATTATTGAGGCAGGCAGCAGCGATTATTGAAGAGGGTGGATTAATAGTGTACCCCACTGACTCCGGATATGCATTGGGTTGCAAATTGGGAAATAAAGCGGCTTTAGAAAGGATTAGGCGTCTGCGTCAATTGGATAAAAATCATAATATGACCCTAGTGTGTCGAGATTTATCACAACTAGGTACTTATGCGAAAGTTTCAAATGCTATCTTTCGTTTGTTAAAAGCGTTTACCCCAGGATCGTATACCTTTATTTTAAACGCAACACATGAAGTTCCAAGATTAATGTTACATCCAAAACGTAGGACTTTGGGCTTGCGCGTCCCGGAAAATAACATTACCTTGTCTTTGCTTGAATGCCTCGAGGCCCCTCTAATGAGTACAACACTCATTTTACCTGGAGCTTCTGCACCACTGAGTGAGCCTGAGGCAATTAGGGATTTATTGGGGAATCAAATTGATTTAATCATTGATGGTGGAAATTGTGGTCATCAACCAACGACAGTGGTTGATTTGACAGGTGATTACCCTGTCATTTTGCGTGAAGGAAAAGGGGATCCAGAACCATTCAGGTAA
- a CDS encoding response regulator, protein MSTKLHIVLVEDNVINRNKMKQILEKLFPCKVTTFTHGIEAVNFLLAPSSAYDLVILDGRLRSLPHTLQSFAIDGPDIAESLKEKGIKARVVLWSNDPDMLQRFDEVYGRRLPEIEKPCRETNVQAVLAPIIQLMLSNETSPQDFNEAEDASRISSSLN, encoded by the coding sequence ATGTCTACGAAGCTTCATATCGTTTTGGTTGAGGATAATGTTATCAACCGAAATAAGATGAAACAAATTTTGGAAAAGCTATTTCCTTGTAAAGTAACAACATTTACCCATGGTATAGAAGCTGTTAATTTTCTACTTGCTCCATCAAGTGCGTATGATTTAGTTATTCTTGATGGCCGATTGCGTTCTCTTCCTCACACCTTACAAAGCTTTGCTATTGATGGACCTGATATCGCTGAGAGCTTAAAAGAAAAAGGGATAAAAGCAAGGGTTGTTTTATGGTCGAATGATCCAGATATGTTACAGCGTTTTGATGAAGTATATGGAAGAAGACTCCCCGAAATCGAAAAACCTTGTCGAGAAACAAACGTACAAGCTGTATTAGCTCCAATCATTCAATTAATGCTCTCAAATGAAACATCCCCACAAGATTTTAACGAGGCGGAAGATGCTTCAAGAATTTCCTCCTCACTCAATTAA
- the scpB gene encoding SMC-Scp complex subunit ScpB yields the protein MNESELKPILEALLMNSNQPLSLEEMQGVFDEWQRPSRDQLLAALNQLAKEYETRAIELKCLASGYCLQTKIEYSVWISRLYAEKPAKYSRALLETLAIVAYRQPVTRADIEDIRGVAVSSSILKTLLEREWIRVAGHRDVPGKPAVYVTTKIFLDYFNLSSLSDLPALDTITDPLATVAKQPIEECVE from the coding sequence ATGAATGAAAGTGAACTTAAACCAATCCTAGAAGCTTTACTAATGAATTCAAACCAGCCTTTATCCTTAGAAGAGATGCAAGGGGTGTTTGATGAATGGCAACGGCCCAGCCGAGATCAACTCCTTGCAGCCTTAAATCAGTTAGCAAAGGAGTATGAAACCAGAGCAATTGAACTAAAATGCTTGGCAAGCGGTTATTGTTTGCAGACCAAAATAGAATACAGCGTATGGATTAGCCGATTATATGCTGAAAAACCAGCCAAATATTCTCGAGCGCTGTTGGAGACATTGGCTATTGTTGCTTATCGCCAGCCTGTTACTCGTGCCGATATTGAAGATATACGTGGTGTTGCGGTAAGCAGTTCAATTTTGAAAACCCTTTTGGAACGAGAATGGATTCGAGTTGCGGGACATCGAGATGTTCCTGGAAAACCAGCAGTTTATGTGACGACTAAGATTTTTCTTGATTATTTCAATTTATCAAGCCTGAGTGATTTACCTGCTTTGGATACTATCACCGATCCATTGGCTACAGTGGCCAAGCAACCTATTGAAGAGTGTGTAGAATAA
- a CDS encoding PhoH family protein, translated as MSSTLHNEKIAFPNLSSHQLANLCGAFHENIRFLESFFNITIKIGHEEISLFGNSNIRLNKAKQIIKQLHQFADKPIQVELINSLLFEQDEDSQITMSPIKLSRKTILPRNKKQADYLTSINEHDIVFAVGPAGTGKTYLAVSKAIECFEKGEVQRLVFVRPAVEAGEKLGFLPGDLVEKVLPYLRPIYDALYEMIGFKETQKLIQTDVIEVLPLAFMRGRTLNEAFIILDEAQNTTITQMKMFLTRMGFGSKTVITGDMTQTDLPKGTDSGLAHAIRLLSNISEISIHTFTSREVVRHPLVSQIIDCYDEAKKDKE; from the coding sequence TTGAGCAGTACACTGCATAACGAAAAAATTGCTTTTCCTAACCTGAGTTCGCATCAACTAGCAAATCTATGTGGTGCTTTTCATGAAAATATCAGATTTTTAGAGAGTTTTTTTAATATAACTATCAAGATTGGCCATGAAGAAATTAGTTTATTTGGTAATTCAAATATTCGCCTCAACAAAGCAAAGCAAATCATTAAACAACTTCATCAATTCGCTGATAAGCCGATTCAGGTTGAATTAATTAATTCATTATTATTTGAACAAGATGAGGATTCTCAAATCACCATGTCACCCATCAAACTGTCTCGAAAAACCATTTTGCCTCGTAATAAAAAACAAGCTGACTATCTAACAAGCATTAATGAGCATGATATTGTCTTTGCCGTTGGTCCCGCCGGTACTGGTAAGACTTATCTTGCAGTTTCTAAGGCAATTGAATGTTTTGAGAAAGGCGAAGTCCAACGACTTGTCTTTGTTCGCCCCGCAGTTGAAGCGGGAGAAAAATTAGGCTTTTTACCTGGAGACCTCGTTGAAAAGGTTCTGCCTTATTTGCGTCCCATTTATGATGCTTTATATGAAATGATTGGCTTTAAAGAAACCCAAAAACTTATCCAAACTGATGTTATCGAAGTCTTACCTTTAGCGTTTATGCGCGGTAGAACCTTAAATGAAGCCTTTATCATTCTCGATGAAGCCCAAAATACCACTATCACCCAGATGAAAATGTTTTTAACACGTATGGGTTTTGGCTCTAAAACAGTAATTACAGGTGATATGACGCAAACAGATTTACCTAAAGGAACCGATTCAGGATTAGCCCACGCCATTCGCCTACTCTCTAACATCAGTGAGATTAGCATCCATACATTTACAAGCCGTGAAGTCGTAAGGCATCCTCTGGTTTCTCAAATTATTGATTGTTATGACGAAGCCAAAAAGGATAAAGAATAA
- a CDS encoding HAL/PAL/TAL family ammonia-lyase translates to MLSWYIQKILDSRFLILLLLLCSQVSYSYQTQALTLTGSNLTINDIVKIARQGWMVRIDEAAARRVENSHQLLLLATEKNLPVYGLNRGVGLNKDKTIFHGSILTSEARKLSEQFNLKNLHATSASVGPIAPIDSVRAAMLIRLNTLLLGHAGVQPAVVDMFVDFLNKGITPMFPSGGTIGEGDITLLAQIGLAMIGEGEVFYQNRKMPASEALKLAGLQPLNLYAKDALALFSSNAYAAGIGALTVFDLKKLLDKYDLLTALSLEGLNGNIAPFMEPVQKLRPYSGQQKSAKNVLKNLAGSYLFSLSQSRALQDPLSFRTESQVNGAARDVLEVLEKNLNLQINSSDDNPAVILDIIPDSNASPQEKIYYISGNQLTGAVIPTANFDPIPWVLNFEELNIALSHLSASSTQRTIKLSSPRFTHLSRFLSPNNTTIAFGAIQKPLIYLNDSIQELGKSIQAVNYPVAGEIEDVATNSLLAIEKTKQIINNLYGVMGIELMHASQAVDLRKITDPQLKLGVGTSKLFLDFRKQVPFLNEDRTLTPDIEKASKFIHNYEPLTPTHATIVS, encoded by the coding sequence ATGTTATCTTGGTATATTCAAAAAATTTTAGATTCTAGATTTCTCATTTTACTTCTTCTGCTTTGCTCCCAAGTATCTTATTCCTATCAAACTCAGGCCTTAACTCTAACCGGCTCAAATCTGACCATTAATGATATTGTAAAGATTGCAAGGCAAGGCTGGATGGTTAGAATTGACGAAGCTGCTGCAAGAAGAGTTGAAAATTCACATCAATTATTGCTTTTGGCAACAGAAAAAAATTTACCTGTATACGGCTTAAATCGTGGTGTTGGTTTAAACAAAGATAAGACGATATTTCATGGGAGTATTCTTACATCTGAGGCAAGAAAATTGTCTGAGCAATTTAACTTAAAAAACCTTCATGCAACAAGTGCCTCTGTCGGCCCTATCGCGCCAATTGATTCTGTTCGAGCTGCTATGTTAATAAGGTTAAATACCCTTTTGTTGGGACATGCAGGCGTTCAGCCAGCTGTCGTTGATATGTTTGTTGATTTTCTAAACAAAGGCATTACTCCCATGTTTCCTTCTGGGGGAACGATAGGGGAAGGGGATATTACACTTCTTGCTCAAATAGGGCTTGCGATGATTGGAGAAGGGGAAGTCTTTTATCAAAATAGAAAAATGCCGGCAAGTGAGGCATTAAAATTGGCTGGTTTACAACCCTTAAATCTATACGCAAAAGACGCGCTTGCACTATTTAGTTCAAACGCCTATGCAGCAGGAATCGGAGCATTAACTGTTTTTGATTTAAAAAAATTGCTGGACAAATATGATTTACTCACTGCATTAAGCTTAGAAGGGTTAAATGGAAACATTGCTCCCTTTATGGAGCCAGTTCAGAAACTTCGCCCTTATTCTGGGCAACAAAAGTCGGCAAAAAATGTTCTTAAAAATTTGGCTGGCTCCTATCTCTTCTCACTTTCGCAATCTAGGGCGCTCCAGGATCCATTGAGTTTTCGCACAGAAAGCCAGGTAAATGGTGCTGCCCGCGATGTTTTGGAGGTATTAGAAAAAAATCTCAATTTACAAATCAATTCTTCCGACGATAATCCAGCGGTTATCCTGGATATCATTCCCGATAGCAATGCGTCTCCACAAGAAAAAATTTACTATATTAGCGGTAATCAGTTGACTGGAGCAGTAATCCCTACTGCAAATTTCGATCCGATTCCTTGGGTGCTAAATTTTGAAGAATTGAATATTGCTTTAAGTCATCTTTCTGCCAGCTCTACCCAAAGAACAATTAAATTAAGTTCCCCGCGGTTTACTCATCTGTCCCGCTTTCTCTCGCCTAATAACACCACTATTGCCTTTGGAGCAATTCAAAAACCACTTATTTACTTGAATGATAGTATTCAAGAACTTGGGAAGTCGATTCAAGCAGTAAATTATCCAGTAGCTGGCGAAATAGAAGATGTGGCTACAAATTCATTACTCGCTATTGAAAAAACGAAGCAAATTATCAACAATCTTTACGGGGTCATGGGTATCGAATTAATGCATGCAAGCCAGGCAGTAGACCTACGAAAAATTACCGATCCTCAATTAAAATTAGGTGTGGGCACCTCAAAATTATTCTTAGACTTCCGAAAGCAGGTACCTTTTTTAAACGAAGATCGGACTTTAACCCCTGACATTGAAAAAGCGTCTAAGTTTATTCATAATTACGAACCGTTAACACCCACTCATGCGACTATTGTTAGTTAG